A window of Oscillatoria sp. FACHB-1407 genomic DNA:
GTGACCGCGCGGGAGTTGTTCAAACAGTTTGGCGTGTCGGCACGGCTCTATCGAGATGCCTTTGAACCGATGCTGCTCGTGGGTTTGTTTGCTCCAGGGGAGCAGTGCTCCGCTGCTGCTGCGTTAGGAATGCTCTACTACTTCATCCTGGCGCACCAACCCAACTTTGATGTGGTGTGGTGTCGCGGTACGGTTGGCGAGATGATCTTTCGTCCCTGGGTGGAGCGAATCGAACAAGCCGGGGGGCGAGTCCTGACACAACGCCGCGTTACCGATGTGCGGTTGGAAACGGTGGGTGAAACCCTGAAAGCAACAGGAGTAGTTTGTGGGAATGAGGTGTTTGAGGCAGATGCGGTGATCTTTGCAGTGGGTGTGACCGGAATGCAAAAGATTGTTAGCAACAGCCCAAATCTGCGACGACTACCGGAGTTTTGCAAGTTGATGAATCTGGGAGCGATCGATGTGTTAGCCACACGGCTCTGGTTCGATCGCAAGGTGTCTGTTCCACGCCCTTCAAATGCCTGCTTTGGGTTTGACACAACAACCGGATGGACTTTCTTTGACTTAAACACGCTGCACGATGAATGGCAGGAGGCAGAGGGCAGTGTGATCGAAGCCGATTTCTATCACGCCAATCAGCTGTTGCCATTAGAGGATGAACAAATTGTGGCAAAGGTACATCGCGATCTGGCAACCTGCGTTCCTGCGTTTCACGATGCAACGGTAGTCGATCACAGTGTGGTGCGGCTCCCCAAAGCTGTCACTCACTTCTCACCGGGGAGCTACCCATCCATGTTGCCCAAGACGACCTGCATCGAGAACGTGTTAATGAGCGGTGATTGGATCACGACTCGTCATGGCTCCTGGTCACAAGAAAAGGCTTACGTCACGGGGTTAGAAGCAGCCAATCAGGTGATCGATCGCTTCCGAACAGGAGCCTCTGCCACGATCAT
This region includes:
- a CDS encoding hydroxysqualene dehydroxylase: MSQSQRPNIVVIGAGWAGLGATYHLAKQGYDVTLLEAGAYPGGLVAGWKTAQGRSIEAGIHGFWYPYHNIFSLVDELGLKPFTPWTQSSQYSPAGLEVESPIFQDEPQLPTPLGTFLYTRFQRLPLSDRLSALPLLYAVVDFDNSDQAWRRYDPVTARELFKQFGVSARLYRDAFEPMLLVGLFAPGEQCSAAAALGMLYYFILAHQPNFDVVWCRGTVGEMIFRPWVERIEQAGGRVLTQRRVTDVRLETVGETLKATGVVCGNEVFEADAVIFAVGVTGMQKIVSNSPNLRRLPEFCKLMNLGAIDVLATRLWFDRKVSVPRPSNACFGFDTTTGWTFFDLNTLHDEWQEAEGSVIEADFYHANQLLPLEDEQIVAKVHRDLATCVPAFHDATVVDHSVVRLPKAVTHFSPGSYPSMLPKTTCIENVLMSGDWITTRHGSWSQEKAYVTGLEAANQVIDRFRTGASATIIPVEPDEPHIQTARYINQTIRGWANQFPNPWLP